The following proteins come from a genomic window of Acanthopagrus latus isolate v.2019 chromosome 5, fAcaLat1.1, whole genome shotgun sequence:
- the zgc:158260 gene encoding protein FAM47E isoform X2, translating into MESKNSRPIFPWYKERLQTKYLKAQTNKISSASSCCRFVNTSLEDFGDCSSVPSGAQTGVSPVIFHDAPNNNSSQKQRRSVSKEHACFSKQMIQKQIRREYVAAVEKKLKQHPLVKFPHYKDHMTPELFDKVVSVLDPDVCVSSASALPTPAKEDEEDTEPRKEDVGRKKHNKISKVQSPTPRNPYVLQMKGNGIKNGRTVAVNQLCANQDMTSAARLFTKWFASPDEETNVSDKI; encoded by the exons ATGGAGTCAAAAAACAGTCGGCCCATCTTCCCTTG GTACAAGGAAAGGTTGCAGACCAAGTATCTTAAAGCACAGACAAACAAGATTtcctcagccagcagctgttgCCGTTTTGTAAACACGAGCCTCGAGGACTTCGGTGATTGCTCATCAGTCCCATCAGGGGCCCAGACAGGCGTCTCACCAGTCATTTTCCATGACGCTCCAAACAACAACTCCAGTCAAAAACAGAGAAGGTCAGTGTCTAAAGAGCATGCCTGCTTCTCAAAGCAGATGATCCAAAAGCAGATACGCAGAGAATATGTCGCTGCTGTGGagaaaaaactcaaacagcatCCCCTTGTTAAGTTCCCACACTATAAGGATCACATGACCCCAGAG TTATTTGATAAGGTGGTATCCGTTTTGGATCCAGACGTGTGCGTAAGTAGCGCCTCTGCACTTCCTACTCCCGCaaaagaagatgaggaagacACAGAGCCAAGAAAGGAAGACgtgggcagaaaaaaacacaataaaat CTCCAAGGTTCAAAGTCCAACTCCAAGAAACCCCTATGTGCtacaaatgaaaggaaatggtATCAAGAATGGCCGGACAGTCGCAGTAAACCAACTGTGTGCCAATCAGGACATGACATCAGCTGCCAGGCTCTTCACTAAATGGTTTGCCTCACCG GATGAAGAGACAAATGTTTCTGATAAGATTTGA
- the zgc:158260 gene encoding protein FAM47E isoform X1 yields MESKNSRPIFPWYKERLQTKYLKAQTNKISSASSCCRFVNTSLEDFGDCSSVPSGAQTGVSPVIFHDAPNNNSSQKQRRSVSKEHACFSKQMIQKQIRREYVAAVEKKLKQHPLVKFPHYKDHMTPELFDKVVSVLDPDVCVSSASALPTPAKEDEEDTEPRKEDVGRKKHNKISKVQSPTPRNPYVLQMKGNGIKNGRTVAVNQLCANQDMTSAARLFTKWFASPVRAKEVRGTHSFNCFTKI; encoded by the exons ATGGAGTCAAAAAACAGTCGGCCCATCTTCCCTTG GTACAAGGAAAGGTTGCAGACCAAGTATCTTAAAGCACAGACAAACAAGATTtcctcagccagcagctgttgCCGTTTTGTAAACACGAGCCTCGAGGACTTCGGTGATTGCTCATCAGTCCCATCAGGGGCCCAGACAGGCGTCTCACCAGTCATTTTCCATGACGCTCCAAACAACAACTCCAGTCAAAAACAGAGAAGGTCAGTGTCTAAAGAGCATGCCTGCTTCTCAAAGCAGATGATCCAAAAGCAGATACGCAGAGAATATGTCGCTGCTGTGGagaaaaaactcaaacagcatCCCCTTGTTAAGTTCCCACACTATAAGGATCACATGACCCCAGAG TTATTTGATAAGGTGGTATCCGTTTTGGATCCAGACGTGTGCGTAAGTAGCGCCTCTGCACTTCCTACTCCCGCaaaagaagatgaggaagacACAGAGCCAAGAAAGGAAGACgtgggcagaaaaaaacacaataaaat CTCCAAGGTTCAAAGTCCAACTCCAAGAAACCCCTATGTGCtacaaatgaaaggaaatggtATCAAGAATGGCCGGACAGTCGCAGTAAACCAACTGTGTGCCAATCAGGACATGACATCAGCTGCCAGGCTCTTCACTAAATGGTTTGCCTCACCGGTAAGAGCAAAGGAAGTGAGAGGAACACATTCATTTAACTGTTTcacaaaaatataa
- the zgc:158260 gene encoding protein FAM47E isoform X3 gives MESKNSRPIFPWYKERLQTKYLKAQTNKISSASSCCRFVNTSLEDFGDCSSVPSGAQTGVSPVIFHDAPNNNSSQKQRRSVSKEHACFSKQMIQKQIRREYVAAVEKKLKQHPLVKFPHYKDHMTPELFDKVVSVLDPDVCVSSASALPTPAKEDEEDTEPRKEDVGRKKHNKIFFVTAAPRFKVQLQETPMCYK, from the exons ATGGAGTCAAAAAACAGTCGGCCCATCTTCCCTTG GTACAAGGAAAGGTTGCAGACCAAGTATCTTAAAGCACAGACAAACAAGATTtcctcagccagcagctgttgCCGTTTTGTAAACACGAGCCTCGAGGACTTCGGTGATTGCTCATCAGTCCCATCAGGGGCCCAGACAGGCGTCTCACCAGTCATTTTCCATGACGCTCCAAACAACAACTCCAGTCAAAAACAGAGAAGGTCAGTGTCTAAAGAGCATGCCTGCTTCTCAAAGCAGATGATCCAAAAGCAGATACGCAGAGAATATGTCGCTGCTGTGGagaaaaaactcaaacagcatCCCCTTGTTAAGTTCCCACACTATAAGGATCACATGACCCCAGAG TTATTTGATAAGGTGGTATCCGTTTTGGATCCAGACGTGTGCGTAAGTAGCGCCTCTGCACTTCCTACTCCCGCaaaagaagatgaggaagacACAGAGCCAAGAAAGGAAGACgtgggcagaaaaaaacacaataaaat ATTTTTTGTTACCGCAGCTCCAAGGTTCAAAGTCCAACTCCAAGAAACCCCTATGTGCtacaaatga